Part of the Bifidobacterium sp. ESL0775 genome is shown below.
GATCGGCTTCGTCCAGAAGCGTCCCTTGACGCCGGTGTCCGGGTCGACGTGCAGCGTCCAGCCGTTGGTTTCAGGGCTGTAGATGGTGTACGTGAGCTTATACTGCCCGGCCTTGTCGAGCTTGATGTTGGCGCCGTAGTGCGGGCCGTCGTCCGCGTTCATCTCCATGAACGTTCCGTCCTGCTTGTTGTTCGGGTCGTTCTTGTCCTGGATCTGGTACTTGACGGTGAGCTTCGGGATGAAGTCACCGGTGCCGTAGCCGAGGTTGTTGTCCTTGAGCGCGTGGATGTCGGCCTCGAGGTGGAGGTTGGATTCGGCCGCCGAAAGCCCCATTCCCTGCGGGTACATGTCGACCGGCTGGAAGTAGACGGTCGCGATGTTGAGCGGGAAGATCTGCTGGTCGTGCCCGATCGGAATCTCCTCGAACTTCGCGCCGTTGCTGTTCGCCTTCTTATCAGACTTCTGAGAGGACGACGAGCTTGACTTGCCCTTGTCGCCGGAAGCGGAGTTCGAACCATTCGACCCGCACGCTGCAAGTGAGAACGCGAGCGCCCCTGCGACCACTGCGGCCAGCAGGCCGGTCAGTTTGCTTTTCTTCATTGTTTTCTCCTGTTATTTTTGGATGTTAATTATCAAATTTCAATGAAACGAGACGCCGAACGGCTTCACCGTTCTCTCCCTACCACGTCTATGCCGCGGTTCCAGCACAATGAGCCGATTCCGCAGCCTTCACCACCTTTTCATGATGCCTGCGGATACCAAAAACAACGAACAATCCGATAATCACCACAGCCGCGATGACCTGCGCGACGATGGTTTCGGTATACGGATACAGTCCCAGCCATTCATTGGTCGGCATGCTCGCCAGATAGGTTCCGCCAATCGCATCGCCTTCGATGAGCGAGTGCACGCCGCCACCGGCAAACGTGACAGCTAAAACCGCGAGCAATGCCGAGGTGATAAGGAAGAACGGATGAAGCGGGATATGCACGGAAGTGAAGCGGATCAGCACAAAGACAAGGACCAGCACAACCGCAGCCGCCAACCCACCTATCCACATGCCCCTCGAATCTTTCGTCATCGAGTAAACGCTCTGATAGAACATCACCGTCTCGGCACCCTCGCGGAACACAGCCAGGAAACTCAACATGGCAAGGGAGACAACACCTGCAAACGTCAGCGAATCCGCTGCGGTCACGCCCGAAACGGCCTTTTTCGTCTTGTTGCCGATATAGCTTTGCCACGCTTCGACATCGGATTTCGAGAGCATCCAGTCGCTGGTGTAGATGAGCATGCACATCGCGATCAACGCGACC
Proteins encoded:
- a CDS encoding iron transporter, producing MKKSKLTGLLAAVVAGALAFSLAACGSNGSNSASGDKGKSSSSSSQKSDKKANSNGAKFEEIPIGHDQQIFPLNIATVYFQPVDMYPQGMGLSAAESNLHLEADIHALKDNNLGYGTGDFIPKLTVKYQIQDKNDPNNKQDGTFMEMNADDGPHYGANIKLDKAGQYKLTYTIYSPETNGWTLHVDPDTGVKGRFWTKPIVASFDWNYVVHQW